The Streptomyces achromogenes genome window below encodes:
- a CDS encoding vWA domain-containing protein, translated as MNNHRAPALLAFTAAAALLLTGCGAGEDSAGSKAADGAARNSDAFPAPSAPRGGGQDDEKGDEKGDEGRSDRLSTFALDVDTASYGYARRTLAEGRRPDPATVRPEEFVNSFRQDYERPDGNGFSVTVDGTRTGDDDWSLVRVGLATRTAAQAGERPPAALTFVIDVSGSMGEPGRLDLAKSSLDTMTDRLRDDDSVALVTFSGEAETVLPMTRLGGHRGRVHDAVDGLEPTDSTNLGAGVETGYATAVEGLRKGATNRVVLVSDALANTGDTDADAILERIDTARREHGITLFGVGVGSDYGDALMERLADKGDGHTVYVSDETDARKVFCDDLPRNVDLTARDAKAQVAFDPDVVAEFRLIGYDDREVADDDFRDDRVDGGEVGPGHTVTALYAVRVEHGADGRLATATVRWLDPETRTPHETSGRLETGALHDDLADASARFRVTATAAYFADALRRPQTRLPDAPDLTELEETARTLAKKTEDADVTALAEAIADANRLDL; from the coding sequence ATGAACAACCACCGTGCACCGGCACTGCTCGCCTTCACGGCCGCAGCGGCACTGCTGCTGACCGGCTGCGGCGCGGGCGAGGACTCCGCCGGCAGCAAGGCCGCGGACGGAGCGGCCCGCAACAGCGACGCCTTCCCCGCGCCGAGCGCACCACGCGGCGGAGGGCAAGACGACGAGAAAGGCGACGAGAAAGGCGACGAGGGACGCTCCGACCGTCTCTCCACCTTCGCCCTCGACGTGGACACCGCGTCCTACGGCTACGCCCGCCGCACCCTCGCCGAGGGCCGCCGCCCCGACCCCGCCACCGTCCGCCCCGAGGAGTTCGTCAACAGCTTCCGCCAGGACTACGAACGCCCGGACGGCAACGGCTTCTCGGTCACCGTGGACGGCACCCGCACCGGCGACGACGACTGGTCCCTGGTCCGCGTGGGCCTCGCCACCCGCACGGCCGCGCAAGCGGGCGAACGTCCGCCCGCCGCCCTCACCTTCGTCATCGACGTCTCCGGCTCGATGGGCGAACCGGGCCGCCTGGACCTCGCCAAGTCCTCCCTCGACACGATGACCGACCGCCTGCGCGACGACGACTCCGTCGCCCTCGTCACCTTCAGCGGCGAGGCCGAGACCGTCCTGCCGATGACCCGGCTCGGCGGCCACCGCGGCCGTGTCCACGACGCCGTCGACGGCCTGGAACCCACCGACTCCACCAACCTCGGCGCCGGCGTCGAGACCGGATACGCCACCGCCGTCGAGGGCCTGCGCAAGGGCGCCACCAACCGGGTCGTCCTGGTCTCGGACGCCCTCGCCAACACCGGCGACACCGACGCCGACGCGATCCTGGAACGCATCGACACCGCCCGCCGCGAGCACGGCATCACCCTCTTCGGCGTCGGCGTCGGCAGCGACTACGGCGACGCCCTGATGGAACGCCTCGCCGACAAGGGCGACGGCCACACCGTCTACGTGTCGGACGAGACCGACGCCCGCAAGGTCTTCTGCGACGACCTCCCGCGCAACGTCGACCTGACCGCCCGCGACGCCAAGGCCCAGGTCGCCTTCGACCCCGACGTCGTCGCCGAGTTCCGCCTGATCGGCTACGACGACCGCGAGGTCGCCGACGACGACTTCCGCGACGACCGCGTCGACGGCGGCGAGGTCGGCCCCGGCCACACCGTCACCGCCCTCTACGCCGTGCGCGTCGAGCACGGCGCCGACGGACGACTCGCCACCGCCACCGTCCGCTGGCTCGACCCCGAGACCCGCACCCCGCACGAGACCTCCGGCCGGCTGGAGACCGGCGCCCTGCACGACGACCTCGCCGACGCCTCCGCCCGCTTCCGGGTCACGGCGACGGCCGCCTACTTCGCCGACGCCCTGCGCCGCCCGCAGACCCGGCTCCCGGACGCCCCCGACCTGACCGAACTGGAGGAAACGGCCCGCACGCTGGCGAAGAAGACGGAGGACGCGGACGTCACCGCCCTCGCCGAGGCGATCGCCGACGCCAACCGCCTGGACCTCTGA
- a CDS encoding LCP family protein encodes MTTKRNPLPRRLAIPSIVLAATGALLGSSALPAREHAPRAMNILLMGTDERDTISADEKHEFHAGGQACGCTDVLMLVHLSARRDRVSVIGLPRDSWAHIPQYRGPDGKQRKAHPAKLNAAYQEGGAELTVKTVESMTGLSVDRFFQVDFRRFMDSVDEVGGVEVCTPRPLKDFATGMDLKPGKHRLGGGQSLQYVRSRHVDTSADLGRIQRQQRFLFQSLLEVQARKLLDDPRRTLHLVGTLLGGGRQGFSLHELAQEAAALRRLPDAATEFTTAPIGGFAPASLGIGSALAWDDRKADALFTKVREDQPLVAKGKNPRPKDPPTVLGSTVAVRGSAYACR; translated from the coding sequence GTGACGACGAAGAGAAACCCTCTGCCACGTCGGCTGGCGATTCCCTCAATCGTCCTGGCCGCCACCGGCGCGCTGCTCGGCAGTTCCGCGCTCCCCGCCCGGGAGCACGCCCCGCGCGCGATGAACATCCTGCTGATGGGCACCGACGAACGGGACACCATCTCCGCCGACGAGAAGCACGAGTTCCACGCCGGCGGCCAGGCCTGCGGCTGCACGGACGTCCTGATGCTCGTTCATCTCTCGGCTCGGCGGGACCGCGTCAGCGTGATCGGCCTGCCCCGTGACTCCTGGGCGCACATCCCGCAGTACCGCGGTCCGGACGGCAAGCAGCGCAAGGCGCATCCGGCGAAGCTCAACGCGGCGTACCAGGAGGGCGGCGCGGAGCTCACCGTCAAGACCGTCGAGTCCATGACCGGGCTGAGCGTCGACCGGTTCTTCCAGGTGGACTTCCGGCGGTTCATGGACTCCGTTGACGAGGTCGGCGGCGTCGAGGTGTGCACGCCGCGGCCGCTGAAGGACTTCGCGACCGGCATGGACCTCAAGCCTGGCAAGCACCGGCTCGGCGGCGGGCAGTCACTGCAGTACGTGCGCTCGCGGCACGTCGACACCAGCGCCGACCTCGGCCGCATCCAGCGTCAGCAGCGCTTCCTCTTCCAGTCGCTGCTCGAGGTGCAGGCGCGCAAACTGCTCGACGACCCGCGGCGCACCCTGCATCTGGTGGGCACCCTGCTCGGGGGAGGTCGGCAGGGCTTCTCGCTGCACGAGCTCGCCCAGGAGGCGGCCGCGCTGCGCAGGCTGCCGGACGCGGCGACGGAGTTCACGACCGCGCCGATCGGCGGGTTCGCCCCGGCCTCGCTGGGCATCGGTTCGGCACTGGCCTGGGACGACCGGAAGGCGGACGCGCTCTTCACGAAGGTGCGCGAGGACCAGCCGCTGGTCGCCAAGGGCAAGAACCCCAGGCCGAAGGATCCACCGACCGTGCTCGGCAGCACGGTGGCGGTGCGCGGGAGCGCGTACGCGTGCAGGTGA
- a CDS encoding chaplin, which translates to MKKSAAVVAGLILALGGAAPAFADAGANGAAIGSPGVLSGNVVQIPIHIPINVCGNSINVIAALNPTGGNVCIND; encoded by the coding sequence ATGAAGAAGAGCGCTGCTGTTGTCGCGGGTCTGATCCTGGCCCTGGGCGGGGCCGCACCCGCCTTCGCCGACGCCGGTGCCAACGGCGCTGCCATCGGCTCCCCGGGCGTCCTGTCCGGCAATGTCGTCCAGATTCCGATCCACATCCCGATCAACGTGTGCGGCAACTCCATCAACGTCATCGCCGCGTTGAACCCGACCGGCGGCAACGTCTGCATCAACGACTGA
- a CDS encoding rodlin: MKKLWASAALAASVAGLAAVSAPQALAIGDDSGTTSASGNGASSEFGNSATFGDMSPQLSLVQGSLNKPCIGLPAKLNAGGIGAIAGVALQDIPILSAPQNQQCVENSTQAKGDEPLSHILDDISVLAGNGAANG; encoded by the coding sequence ATGAAGAAGCTGTGGGCATCCGCGGCCCTCGCCGCCTCGGTCGCCGGTCTCGCCGCCGTGAGCGCCCCGCAGGCCCTGGCCATCGGTGACGACAGCGGCACCACTTCCGCCAGCGGCAACGGCGCCTCGTCGGAGTTCGGCAACTCGGCCACCTTCGGCGACATGAGCCCGCAGCTCTCGCTGGTCCAGGGTTCGCTGAACAAGCCGTGCATCGGTCTGCCTGCCAAGCTCAACGCGGGCGGGATCGGCGCCATCGCCGGTGTCGCGCTGCAGGACATCCCGATCCTGTCGGCCCCGCAGAACCAGCAGTGCGTGGAGAACAGCACCCAGGCCAAGGGCGACGAGCCGCTGTCGCACATCCTGGACGACATCTCCGTGCTCGCCGGCAACGGTGCGGCCAACGGCTGA
- a CDS encoding ABC transporter permease, which yields MSTLTEVASGYRPGRTLPLRVELVRQLKRRRTLVMGGILAALPFVLLIAFAIGGEPGGRNNQVTLMDTATASGANFAAVNLFVSAGFLLVIPVALFCGDTVASEAGWSSLRYLLAAPVPRARLLWSKLVVGLGLSLAAMVLLPVVALAVGSAAYGWGSLELPTGGALDPGTAAQRLVVVVGYVFVSQLVTAGLAFWLSTKTDAPLGAVGGAVGLTIVGNVLDAVTALGDWRDFLPAHWQFAWADAVQPTPEWSGMIQGAAVSVTYALVLFALAFRGFARKDVVS from the coding sequence ATGAGCACGCTCACCGAGGTCGCCTCCGGCTACCGGCCCGGCCGCACCCTGCCGCTGCGCGTCGAGCTGGTCCGCCAGCTCAAGCGCCGCCGCACGCTGGTCATGGGCGGCATCCTCGCCGCCCTGCCGTTCGTCCTGCTCATCGCCTTCGCCATCGGCGGTGAGCCCGGCGGCCGCAACAACCAGGTGACCCTGATGGACACGGCGACCGCCTCGGGCGCCAACTTCGCGGCGGTCAACCTGTTCGTGTCGGCGGGTTTCCTGCTCGTCATCCCGGTCGCCCTGTTCTGCGGGGACACCGTCGCCTCGGAGGCCGGCTGGTCCTCCCTGCGCTACCTTCTCGCCGCACCCGTGCCCCGCGCCCGCCTGCTGTGGTCCAAGCTCGTCGTCGGTCTCGGCCTCAGCCTGGCCGCGATGGTCCTGCTGCCGGTCGTCGCCCTCGCCGTCGGCAGCGCGGCCTACGGCTGGGGGTCGCTGGAGCTGCCCACCGGCGGCGCGCTCGACCCGGGCACGGCCGCCCAGCGGCTGGTGGTCGTGGTCGGGTACGTCTTCGTCTCCCAACTGGTCACCGCGGGGCTGGCGTTCTGGCTCTCCACGAAGACCGACGCCCCCCTCGGCGCGGTCGGCGGCGCGGTCGGCCTGACCATCGTCGGCAACGTCCTGGACGCCGTCACCGCCCTCGGCGACTGGCGCGACTTCCTGCCCGCGCACTGGCAGTTCGCCTGGGCCGACGCCGTCCAGCCCACCCCCGAGTGGTCCGGCATGATCCAGGGCGCCGCCGTCTCCGTGACCTACGCCCTGGTGCTGTTCGCCCTGGCCTTCCGCGGTTTCGCCCGCAAGGACGTCGTCTCCTGA
- a CDS encoding rodlin has translation MIKRVMATAAVAASVIGAATAVAAPALAIGNDSGTTSASGNGASQSFGNSATFGNMSPQMALVQGSLNKPCIGLPAKLNLGGVGALGAALQDIPILSAPQNQQCVENSTQAKGDEPLSHILDDISVLAGNGAANH, from the coding sequence GTGATCAAGAGGGTAATGGCCACCGCCGCGGTCGCAGCTTCCGTCATCGGCGCGGCCACCGCCGTCGCGGCTCCGGCGCTCGCCATCGGCAACGACAGTGGCACCACCTCGGCCAGCGGCAACGGTGCCAGCCAGTCGTTCGGCAACTCGGCCACGTTCGGCAACATGAGCCCCCAGATGGCCCTTGTCCAAGGCTCCTTGAACAAGCCCTGCATCGGTCTGCCCGCCAAGCTCAACCTGGGCGGGGTGGGTGCCCTCGGCGCCGCGCTGCAGGACATCCCGATCCTGTCGGCCCCGCAGAACCAGCAGTGCGTGGAGAACAGCACCCAGGCCAAGGGCGACGAGCCGCTGTCGCACATCCTGGACGACATCTCCGTGCTCGCCGGCAACGGTGCGGCCAACCACTGA
- a CDS encoding chaplin family protein → MVAAAAATSILSLCGGGYALADANAEGAANGSPGALSGNHVEAPLHVPLNVCGNSADVVAALSPAFGNACAEHAGARGNRGHGTPNGHDDPHAGDSGYGESDDEEPGYGDSGYGESDDEEPGYGDSGYGESDDEEPGYGDSGYGDSGHGDSGHGDSGHGDSGYGDSGQGGHGHGDDCGGYGDTCGGGHTPPGGGHGHGTPPGGGHSTPPGGGHSMPPGGGHSSPPGGGHSTPPGGGHWTPPGGGHSSPPGGGHSTPPGGGHWTPPGGGHSSPPGGGHSTPPGGGHSTPPGGGHSSPPGGGHSTPPGGGHSTPPGGGHSTPPGGGHSTPPPHGGHSTPPPHGGHSTPPPGGGHSTPPGGEHTAPPHNGGGGGHTRPELPHTGSDNAALLAASGVSAALIAGGAVLYRRGRAASRR, encoded by the coding sequence ATGGTCGCGGCCGCCGCCGCGACGAGCATTCTGTCCCTGTGCGGGGGCGGCTACGCCCTCGCCGACGCGAACGCCGAGGGGGCGGCCAACGGTTCACCAGGAGCCCTCTCGGGCAACCACGTAGAGGCTCCGCTGCACGTCCCGCTGAACGTCTGCGGGAACTCGGCCGACGTCGTCGCCGCCCTCAGCCCCGCGTTCGGCAACGCCTGCGCCGAGCACGCCGGCGCCCGCGGCAACCGCGGGCACGGGACACCGAACGGCCACGACGACCCGCACGCCGGGGACTCCGGTTACGGCGAGTCCGACGACGAGGAGCCCGGTTACGGGGACTCCGGTTACGGTGAGTCCGACGACGAGGAGCCCGGTTACGGGGACTCCGGCTACGGCGAGTCCGACGACGAGGAGCCCGGTTACGGGGACTCCGGCTACGGGGATTCCGGTCACGGGGATTCCGGTCACGGGGACTCCGGTCACGGGGATTCCGGTTACGGCGACTCCGGTCAGGGCGGCCACGGGCACGGAGACGACTGCGGCGGCTACGGCGACACGTGCGGCGGAGGCCACACGCCCCCGGGCGGCGGTCACGGCCACGGCACCCCGCCCGGTGGAGGGCACAGCACGCCTCCCGGTGGCGGCCACTCGATGCCCCCCGGTGGAGGTCACAGTTCTCCTCCCGGTGGAGGGCACAGCACGCCTCCCGGTGGCGGTCACTGGACTCCGCCCGGTGGAGGTCACAGTTCTCCTCCCGGTGGAGGGCACAGCACGCCTCCCGGTGGCGGTCACTGGACTCCGCCCGGAGGGGGTCACAGTTCTCCTCCCGGTGGAGGGCACAGCACGCCTCCCGGTGGCGGTCACTCGACTCCGCCCGGAGGGGGTCACAGTTCTCCTCCCGGTGGAGGGCACAGCACGCCTCCCGGCGGCGGTCACTCGACTCCGCCCGGAGGGGGTCACTCGACGCCTCCGGGTGGCGGTCACAGCACCCCGCCTCCGCACGGCGGCCACTCGACACCGCCTCCGCACGGGGGTCACAGCACGCCTCCGCCCGGAGGCGGGCACAGCACGCCGCCCGGTGGCGAGCACACCGCGCCCCCGCACAACGGCGGTGGGGGCGGGCACACCCGGCCCGAGCTGCCGCACACCGGCAGCGACAACGCGGCGTTGCTGGCCGCCTCCGGCGTCAGCGCGGCGCTGATCGCGGGCGGCGCCGTTCTGTACCGGCGAGGCAGGGCCGCCTCCCGGCGGTGA